CTATAATCATGGGAGTGACCTATTTCCACCACTCCATCCTCAAGGTCCGGCTACCAAAGCACTTTGATAAGCCGACGAACATGAGGTACGACGGAACCCAAGATCCTCAGGAACACCTAACGACCTTTGAGGCCAGGATGAACCTCAAgggcgtgggtgacgcggtgaGGTGCCGAGCCTTCCCTGTGACTCTGGCAGGACCAGCAATTCGTTGGTTTAACGGGCTTCTGCAAGGTTCAATCACGACCTTTTCAGATATAACCCGCGGCTTCTTGGCACAGTTTACCATGCACATTGCCAAAGCCAAGCATCCTATTAACCTTTTAGGGGTCACCCAAAGAACCGGGGAAC
The Arachis stenosperma cultivar V10309 chromosome 7, arast.V10309.gnm1.PFL2, whole genome shotgun sequence genome window above contains:
- the LOC130939657 gene encoding uncharacterized protein LOC130939657, producing MGVTYFHHSILKVRLPKHFDKPTNMRYDGTQDPQEHLTTFEARMNLKGVGDAVRCRAFPVTLAGPAIRWFNGLLQGSITTFSDITRGFLAQFTMHIAKAKHPINLLGVTQRTGEPTKKCLDRFNDECLEIDALTDSVASLCLTNGSLNEDFRKHLTMKPVWTMQEIQNVAREYINNEEVSQVVATNKRQPVNPIPQQHGHPQAEKSREPPRTG